From the Exiguobacterium aurantiacum genome, one window contains:
- the pstB gene encoding phosphate ABC transporter ATP-binding protein PstB has protein sequence MQKDSAYVVNNLNLWYGDDQALIDVNLDIKQNEVTAIIGPSGCGKSTFIKTLNRMVELVPSVRTNGEILYHGRNIFDRDYRVEDLRTSVGMVFQQPNPFPKSVYDNVAYGPRTHGIKNKKVLDEIVERSLRGAAIWDEVKDRLNENAYGLSGGQQQRLCIARTLAIEPDVILMDEPTSALDPISTLKVEELVQELKEQYSIIIVTHNMQQAARVSDKTAFFLNGEVVEFDATDKIFSNPTDKRTEDYISGRFG, from the coding sequence ATGCAAAAAGACAGTGCCTATGTCGTGAACAACTTGAACTTATGGTATGGCGACGATCAGGCGTTGATCGACGTCAATCTCGATATCAAGCAAAACGAAGTGACGGCCATCATCGGTCCGTCCGGTTGCGGAAAGTCGACGTTCATCAAGACGTTAAACCGGATGGTCGAACTCGTGCCATCTGTTCGTACAAATGGTGAAATCTTGTATCATGGCCGCAACATCTTCGACCGCGACTATCGGGTCGAAGATCTCCGGACGTCGGTCGGCATGGTGTTCCAACAGCCGAACCCGTTCCCGAAATCGGTTTATGACAACGTGGCTTACGGGCCGCGGACACACGGTATCAAAAACAAGAAAGTACTCGATGAGATCGTCGAACGCTCGTTACGTGGCGCTGCCATCTGGGATGAAGTGAAAGACCGCTTGAACGAGAACGCTTACGGCCTCTCGGGCGGTCAACAGCAGCGTCTCTGCATCGCCCGGACGCTCGCCATCGAGCCGGACGTCATCCTCATGGATGAGCCGACGTCTGCACTCGATCCGATTTCGACACTCAAAGTCGAGGAGCTCGTCCAAGAGTTGAAAGAGCAATACTCGATCATCATCGTCACACACAACATGCAACAAGCGGCTCGTGTATCGGATAAGACGGCGTTCTTCTTGAACGGAGAAGTCGTTGAGTTCGATGCGACCGATAAAATCTTCTCGAATCCAACGGACAAACGGACTGAAGATTATATTTCTGGCCGGTTCGGTTAA
- the phoU gene encoding phosphate signaling complex protein PhoU codes for MAQNRTFFDMKLNELEDKVVRLANLTMRQTATAIEVLEKRDLVLAQTVIDNDNELDDLELEINDEAILLIAKQQPVATDLRRLIVTMKSATDLERIADYATNIAKAVGRIEHVPYVLDIKPLKQMAEQLIDMLELATRAYRKGEVSRVRELNEMDKVIDDLNLQAIKQYMGSVPTMAVGTNDVYEFSNIARYLERMGDHVTNFGEHLIFLEKGKHYDLNQ; via the coding sequence ATGGCACAAAATCGCACATTCTTTGATATGAAGTTAAACGAATTAGAAGATAAAGTCGTTCGCTTGGCGAACTTGACGATGCGCCAGACGGCGACCGCTATCGAAGTGCTCGAGAAACGTGATCTCGTGCTCGCGCAGACGGTCATCGACAATGACAATGAACTTGACGACCTCGAGCTCGAGATCAATGATGAAGCGATCTTGTTGATCGCGAAGCAGCAACCGGTCGCGACCGATCTTCGTCGTTTGATCGTGACGATGAAATCAGCGACGGACTTGGAGCGTATCGCGGACTATGCGACGAACATCGCCAAAGCCGTCGGCCGTATCGAGCACGTCCCGTACGTCCTCGACATCAAACCGCTCAAACAGATGGCCGAGCAATTGATCGACATGCTCGAGCTCGCGACACGCGCTTACCGGAAAGGCGAGGTCAGTCGAGTGCGCGAATTGAATGAGATGGACAAAGTCATCGACGATTTGAACTTGCAGGCCATCAAACAATACATGGGTTCTGTTCCGACGATGGCTGTCGGGACGAACGACGTTTACGAGTTTTCGAACATCGCCCGCTATTTAGAACGGATGGGTGATCACGTGACCAACTTCGGGGAACACCTCATTTTCCTCGAAAAAGGGAAACATTATGATTTAAACCAGTGA
- the pstA gene encoding phosphate ABC transporter permease PstA: MALPNSEFKNTKNLMDRDSVSQRIKRRLQLNEIFKYIFLAGLVFALLVLSTLIYDVVSKGGGWVNLDFLRNFPSRRPEQAGLYPALIGTFWLMLLIVPMVFIVGVGAAIYLEEYAPKNRITSFIEVNISNLAGVPSIVFGLLGLTIFVRVMELGNSLMAGALTLGLMSLPIVIVASQEALRSVKMELRHASLALGASKWQTTFNVVLPSAIPGIITGIILAVSRAIGETAPLIMVGAATFISTTPSSVFSDFTALPIQIYNWTSRPQAEFQNLAAAGIIVLMTMLIIMNSAAIYIRNKYTNRH; encoded by the coding sequence ATGGCTTTACCGAACAGTGAGTTCAAGAATACGAAGAACTTGATGGATCGTGATTCGGTTTCTCAACGAATCAAACGCCGTCTTCAATTGAATGAGATCTTTAAGTACATCTTTTTAGCAGGGCTCGTCTTCGCCTTGCTCGTCTTATCGACGTTGATTTATGATGTTGTGTCAAAAGGTGGCGGTTGGGTCAATCTCGACTTCTTGCGTAACTTCCCGTCACGCCGTCCGGAACAGGCCGGATTGTATCCTGCCTTGATTGGGACGTTTTGGTTGATGCTTCTCATCGTCCCGATGGTGTTCATCGTCGGTGTCGGTGCCGCAATTTACTTGGAAGAGTATGCCCCGAAAAACCGTATCACATCATTTATCGAAGTGAATATTTCAAACTTGGCCGGCGTGCCGTCAATCGTGTTCGGATTGCTCGGATTGACGATCTTTGTACGGGTCATGGAACTCGGGAACTCACTCATGGCCGGTGCGCTGACGCTCGGACTGATGAGTTTGCCGATCGTCATCGTCGCGTCGCAAGAAGCGCTTCGCTCGGTCAAGATGGAGTTGCGCCACGCGTCGCTCGCGCTCGGTGCCTCGAAATGGCAGACGACGTTCAACGTCGTCTTGCCGTCCGCCATTCCAGGGATTATTACAGGGATCATCTTGGCCGTATCACGTGCCATCGGCGAGACGGCTCCACTGATCATGGTCGGAGCTGCGACGTTCATTTCGACGACGCCGAGCAGCGTGTTCTCAGACTTCACGGCGTTGCCGATTCAAATTTATAACTGGACGAGCCGTCCACAAGCAGAATTCCAAAACTTGGCCGCTGCCGGCATCATCGTCTTGATGACGATGTTGATCATCATGAACTCGGCAGCCATCTATATCCGTAACAAATATACGAATCGACATTAA
- a CDS encoding DUF4912 domain-containing protein, whose protein sequence is MEEKIVSLKQQGLTLKQIAEQLDMPIGKVQYAWRKWRSQHGEPDKPAAAPKRKTEGKKSMTSNSKQVPASSVKQVASTLQHEEPTQSPLLDKGPEGFWKLPDRYDQDLMHAVVQSPNAVYVFWEVSDSVKETLSMQFMRPWEDLPKAFRILDITLLDYASGHANRAYTFELPEMTNSWFVRPLDPNTTYVFEFGIRTMEGEFLPLLASSPIDTPRAEPTGHGRFAEPVRRWQYGEVETPELLDTLPKYSAYRFVR, encoded by the coding sequence ATGGAAGAGAAAATCGTTTCCTTGAAACAACAAGGACTGACGTTAAAACAGATTGCAGAACAATTAGATATGCCGATCGGGAAAGTCCAGTACGCTTGGCGTAAATGGCGTTCCCAACACGGTGAACCGGACAAGCCGGCAGCCGCCCCAAAACGAAAGACGGAAGGGAAGAAATCAATGACATCAAACTCGAAGCAAGTACCCGCCTCATCTGTGAAGCAGGTCGCTTCGACACTGCAACACGAGGAGCCTACCCAATCACCGCTTCTTGACAAAGGTCCAGAAGGGTTTTGGAAGCTCCCAGACCGCTATGATCAAGACTTGATGCATGCGGTCGTCCAATCACCGAACGCCGTCTATGTCTTCTGGGAAGTGTCGGACAGCGTCAAAGAAACGCTCTCGATGCAATTCATGCGTCCATGGGAAGACTTGCCGAAGGCGTTTCGCATCCTCGACATCACGTTGCTCGACTACGCGAGCGGACATGCGAACCGGGCGTATACGTTCGAATTGCCGGAGATGACGAACAGTTGGTTCGTCCGGCCGCTCGATCCGAATACGACATACGTGTTCGAGTTCGGGATTCGGACGATGGAAGGGGAGTTCCTGCCGTTGCTCGCATCCTCACCGATTGATACGCCACGGGCAGAGCCGACCGGGCACGGTCGTTTCGCCGAACCGGTGCGACGCTGGCAATACGGGGAAGTCGAGACTCCTGAACTACTCGACACGTTACCAAAATATTCCGCATATCGATTCGTGCGCTGA